A part of Campylobacter magnus genomic DNA contains:
- a CDS encoding DUF2393 family protein has protein sequence MYFTYIHIIFIILLFIIFCLFGFLLLRGTVRLKKLIITISLLFAGFLASSTIISFIIDDYTKVAKISEVKYQRVLLKESLNFTGIISNVGGFDITSCNINIRITNSPSTLQALTPDLFKQPDRSFLDFFKIKKKEFKISTINENFTIGERLKAKSARPFSLYVRYPTTFKDPKVNYTLTCH, from the coding sequence ATGTATTTTACTTATATACATATAATTTTTATTATTTTACTTTTTATCATTTTTTGCCTTTTTGGCTTTTTGCTTTTGCGAGGCACAGTTCGGCTAAAAAAGCTCATTATCACAATAAGCTTGCTTTTTGCTGGTTTTTTAGCCTCATCAACTATCATTTCTTTCATCATCGATGACTACACAAAAGTCGCTAAAATAAGCGAGGTAAAATACCAGCGTGTCCTACTAAAAGAGAGCCTAAACTTCACAGGCATTATCAGCAATGTCGGAGGCTTTGATATCACAAGCTGTAATATAAATATCCGCATCACAAATAGCCCCAGCACACTACAAGCCCTCACACCTGATCTTTTCAAACAGCCAGATAGGAGCTTTTTGGACTTTTTTAAAATAAAGAAAAAAGAGTTTAAAATCAGCACCATAAATGAGAATTTTACCATAGGCGAGAGATTAAAAGCAAAATCAGCAAGGCCCTTTAGCCTATATGTGCGCTATCCAACTACTTTTAAAGACCCAAAAGTTAATTATACTCTAACTTGCCACTAA
- a CDS encoding DUF2393 family protein translates to MKQSISELRGHIFFYLENLNSYDYILLACLLAGFLVLMIFAFWALFRSQFLGAIFILLAVVYLLCGGYFGYNYIEENFRTRELQIVNSKQLAYSDTFLLDLNLTNKSSKAFHICRVNVEFIKNSKKQINKIKNTIKPLKSVFAQSEGRISPNQSVELNMTIYNFRPQDYNITTFSQCF, encoded by the coding sequence ATGAAACAAAGCATAAGTGAGCTAAGAGGGCACATTTTTTTTTATTTAGAAAACCTTAATAGCTATGATTATATCTTGCTTGCGTGTTTATTAGCTGGCTTTTTGGTGCTTATGATTTTTGCCTTTTGGGCTTTGTTTCGCTCGCAGTTTTTGGGGGCTATTTTTATCTTGCTAGCAGTGGTGTATTTGCTTTGTGGTGGATACTTTGGCTACAACTATATTGAAGAGAATTTTCGCACAAGAGAGCTACAAATTGTAAACTCAAAGCAACTAGCCTACTCTGATACCTTTTTACTGGATTTAAACCTTACAAACAAAAGTAGCAAAGCCTTTCACATTTGCCGTGTAAATGTAGAGTTTATCAAAAACTCAAAAAAACAAATAAACAAGATAAAAAATACCATAAAACCGCTAAAATCAGTCTTTGCGCAAAGCGAAGGTCGCATCTCCCCAAACCAGAGCGTGGAGCTAAATATGACTATTTATAACTTTAGACCGCAAGATTATAATATCACTACCTTTTCGCAGTGTTTTTAA
- a CDS encoding SPFH domain-containing protein, which yields MPADLNDYFNKNNNNSSKSSRPKVDFSNLKLPDFNKFSGLIYTLIIIIVILVVAKPFVIINSGEVGIKSTAGRFDPMPLNAGFHFFVPFIQEVRIVDTKVRQINYTSSEGRNETVTRGSGIETKDTISVLDSRGLPVSMDITVQYRLNPQNAPQTIAAWGFSWENKIIDPVVRNVVRSVTGKYTAEELPERRNEIATAIDAAIRADIDKQPNQPVELASVQLREIILPPKVKEQIERVQIAKQEAERTKYEVERANQEALKKAALAKGNAEAIKIEAQGKADAVKIEADAQAYSNSEIAKSLTGNLLSLKQIEIQRNFNEALKENKDAKIFLTPGGAVPNIWVDTKDKAKQSAMQ from the coding sequence ATGCCAGCAGATTTAAATGATTATTTCAACAAAAATAACAACAATAGCAGCAAAAGCTCACGCCCAAAAGTAGATTTTAGCAACTTAAAACTACCTGATTTTAACAAATTCTCAGGGCTTATCTACACTCTAATCATTATTATAGTGATTTTAGTAGTGGCAAAACCCTTTGTCATCATAAACTCAGGTGAAGTAGGCATTAAAAGCACAGCCGGTAGATTTGATCCAATGCCGCTAAATGCAGGCTTTCACTTCTTTGTGCCTTTCATCCAAGAAGTGCGAATCGTAGATACTAAAGTGCGCCAAATCAACTATACATCAAGCGAAGGTCGCAACGAAACAGTTACAAGGGGCAGTGGTATAGAGACAAAAGATACTATCTCAGTGCTTGACTCTCGTGGTTTGCCAGTATCTATGGACATCACAGTTCAATACCGCCTAAATCCACAAAACGCACCGCAAACCATAGCAGCGTGGGGCTTTAGCTGGGAGAATAAAATCATTGATCCAGTGGTGCGAAATGTCGTTCGCTCTGTAACTGGTAAATACACAGCCGAAGAGCTACCTGAGCGCAGAAACGAGATAGCAACAGCAATTGATGCAGCAATTAGAGCTGATATTGACAAACAGCCAAATCAGCCTGTTGAGCTTGCTAGCGTTCAGCTAAGAGAAATTATCTTGCCACCAAAGGTAAAAGAACAAATCGAGCGTGTCCAAATCGCTAAGCAAGAAGCAGAGCGTACCAAATACGAAGTTGAGCGGGCAAACCAAGAGGCTCTAAAAAAAGCCGCCCTTGCTAAAGGTAATGCAGAAGCAATTAAAATCGAGGCGCAAGGTAAAGCCGATGCTGTAAAGATCGAGGCTGACGCACAAGCGTACTCAAATAGCGAAATTGCTAAATCGCTAACCGGCAACTTGCTAAGCTTAAAACAAATTGAAATTCAGCGCAATTTTAACGAGGCACTAAAAGAAAATAAAGATGCTAAGATCTTTTTAACCCCAGGTGGTGCAGTGCCAAATATCTGGGTGGATACAAAAGACAAAGCAAAACAAAGCGCAATGCAATAG
- the hisIE gene encoding bifunctional phosphoribosyl-AMP cyclohydrolase/phosphoribosyl-ATP diphosphatase HisIE — protein MQIDWQKGLIPVVTQDENGEVLMLAYMNEEAFKLSCESGYAHYFSRSKNRIWKKGESSGNTQKIKQIKFDCDNDAILLKVEQIGAACHTGSHSCFFKELDILEKSRIPSENSRIPSTNTPSYGILDELYHTCLERKLSGDESTSYTAKLYKKAPNSYLKKIAEEACEFALAIKDFKAGAKGEHKETQPAYDIVYEGADVLFHMLVALADVGIHPEQLLNELRRREGLSGLIEKANRKG, from the coding sequence ATGCAAATTGATTGGCAAAAAGGACTAATCCCAGTAGTAACCCAAGATGAAAACGGCGAAGTTTTAATGCTAGCTTACATGAACGAAGAAGCATTTAAACTTAGCTGTGAGAGTGGCTATGCTCACTATTTCTCACGCTCAAAAAACCGCATTTGGAAAAAAGGCGAGAGCAGCGGCAACACCCAAAAAATCAAGCAAATCAAGTTTGATTGCGACAATGATGCAATCTTGCTAAAAGTGGAGCAAATTGGCGCTGCTTGCCACACTGGCTCTCACTCTTGCTTTTTTAAAGAGCTTGATATTCTAGAAAAATCTAGAATTCCCAGCGAGAATTCTAGAATTCCTAGTACAAACACGCCTAGCTACGGCATTTTAGACGAGCTTTATCACACTTGCTTAGAGCGCAAGCTAAGTGGCGATGAGAGCACTAGCTACACAGCCAAACTCTACAAAAAAGCCCCAAACTCATATCTTAAAAAAATCGCCGAAGAAGCCTGCGAGTTTGCCCTAGCTATAAAAGACTTTAAAGCTGGCGCAAAAGGCGAGCACAAAGAGACCCAGCCAGCTTATGACATAGTCTATGAGGGCGCAGATGTGCTATTTCATATGCTAGTGGCTTTAGCTGATGTGGGCATACATCCTGAACAGCTTCTAAATGAGCTTAGGCGCAGAGAAGGGCTTAGCGGCTTAATAGAAAAGGCTAATAGAAAAGGCTAA
- a CDS encoding 3'(2'),5'-bisphosphate nucleotidase CysQ family protein, whose amino-acid sequence MRKDLINLAQRAAKAAGAEILRYYHEGNFEVSTKEDNSPLTNADIAANDAIYFYLSQSGIDICSEEALLDPAKMSENDTFWLVDPLDGTKDFLARNGEFSVCIALIEKARPVFGLIHIPISSETFYTSTLFQSFNDRGLITPQTGSNAIISGNSSHSPSVDKMCDYFESERLRCGSAIKFCRVAQGIAAVYPRFCGSSLWDIAAGDAIVTAAGGGMFSILTNEPLKYTGEHLRNDYFIAFSKDALAHKDKFLAYARSLLDK is encoded by the coding sequence ATGAGAAAAGATTTGATAAATCTTGCCCAAAGAGCCGCAAAAGCCGCTGGCGCTGAAATTTTACGCTATTATCATGAGGGCAACTTTGAAGTAAGCACAAAAGAAGACAACTCACCTCTAACAAACGCAGATATAGCCGCAAATGATGCAATTTACTTTTATCTTAGTCAAAGTGGCATTGATATTTGTAGCGAAGAAGCCTTGCTAGACCCAGCAAAAATGAGCGAAAATGACACTTTTTGGCTAGTTGACCCACTTGATGGCACAAAGGACTTTTTGGCTCGCAATGGCGAGTTTAGCGTGTGTATTGCGCTGATTGAAAAGGCTAGACCAGTTTTTGGGCTTATTCATATACCTATTAGCAGCGAGACTTTTTATACTAGCACGCTTTTTCAAAGCTTTAATGACCGAGGCTTAATAACGCCCCAAACTGGCTCAAACGCTATTATTTCAGGCAACTCAAGCCATAGCCCAAGCGTGGATAAAATGTGCGATTACTTTGAGAGTGAGCGTTTGCGCTGTGGGTCTGCTATAAAGTTTTGCCGTGTAGCTCAGGGTATTGCGGCTGTTTATCCAAGGTTTTGTGGCAGCAGTCTTTGGGATATAGCAGCAGGGGACGCTATCGTAACAGCAGCTGGCGGTGGTATGTTTAGCATTCTAACAAACGAGCCTTTAAAATACACTGGCGAACATCTGCGAAACGACTATTTTATCGCATTTAGCAAAGACGCCCTAGCACACAAAGACAAGTTCTTAGCCTACGCTAGATCACTTTTAGATAAATAG
- the rnc gene encoding ribonuclease III has translation MSEKFKKLEKLLGYEFKDKSLLKAALSHKSARSGVNNERLEFLGDAVLDLVVGEYLYHKFSSKKGEHNEGDLSKIRAGLVNERSFAKIAGSLGLGEYLIMSISERKSGGDKKPSLLSDALEAIFGAIYLESGLECAKGVFVPLVESEFKNIDKDVLKDYKTRLQEITQERLGLLPKYELIGSSGPDHKKSFEIALFLGDKEIARSVGASKKEAEQKCAMIAVEALKKGSK, from the coding sequence ATGAGTGAAAAATTTAAAAAATTAGAAAAATTGTTAGGTTATGAGTTTAAAGATAAAAGCTTGTTAAAAGCGGCGCTGTCGCACAAAAGCGCACGCTCTGGGGTAAATAACGAAAGACTAGAATTCCTAGGCGATGCGGTGCTAGATCTTGTGGTGGGCGAGTATCTATATCATAAGTTTAGCTCCAAAAAAGGCGAGCATAACGAGGGCGATCTCTCAAAGATAAGAGCTGGGCTTGTAAATGAGCGCTCATTTGCAAAAATTGCAGGATCACTGGGGCTTGGCGAGTATCTAATAATGAGTATAAGCGAGAGAAAAAGCGGTGGGGATAAAAAGCCTAGTTTGCTTAGCGATGCTTTGGAGGCGATATTTGGGGCGATTTACTTGGAGAGTGGCTTGGAGTGCGCTAAGGGCGTGTTTGTGCCGTTAGTGGAGAGTGAGTTTAAAAACATAGATAAAGATGTGCTAAAAGACTACAAAACAAGGCTTCAAGAAATAACACAAGAGCGACTAGGACTGCTGCCAAAATACGAGCTAATAGGATCTAGTGGGCCTGATCATAAAAAGAGCTTTGAGATTGCGCTGTTTTTGGGGGATAAAGAAATAGCAAGGTCTGTGGGCGCTAGCAAAAAAGAAGCCGAGCAAAAATGTGCGATGATAGCAGTAGAGGCGCTAAAAAAGGGGAGCAAATGA
- the aroC gene encoding chorismate synthase: MNTFGKRFALSSFGESHGVAIGGVIDGMPSNVEINLEFLQNEMSKRKPGGKYATNRKEDDELRILSGVFEENGKLFSTGASIGFVIENTSQHSKDYENIKELFRPGHGDFGYFAKWGIRDHRGGGRASARETAVRVAGGAFAQLLLNHFGIEVKSGVLSVGEIGRAEGGYAELLGAVDFENAENSEIFALLPEYEASQKELIKSCKDSGESVGASVLSVAKGLFAGLGEPMYDKLDSKIAEAMMSINGVKAVEIGAGVAASRLRGSENNDELLPASNGGFGAMRAEFGSNNAGGVLAGISSGADLVVLSHFKPTPSIFSEQKTINKRGEAVKFALVGRHDPCIGVRGSVVATAMMRLVLADMLLLGASSRLEMLKRAWSFA; encoded by the coding sequence ATGAATACTTTTGGTAAAAGATTTGCGCTAAGTAGTTTTGGTGAGAGTCATGGGGTAGCAATAGGTGGCGTGATAGATGGAATGCCCTCAAATGTGGAGATAAATCTAGAATTCTTGCAAAATGAGATGAGCAAGCGAAAGCCAGGCGGCAAATACGCCACAAACCGCAAAGAAGATGATGAATTGCGCATTTTAAGCGGTGTTTTTGAAGAAAATGGCAAGCTTTTTAGCACAGGGGCTAGCATAGGCTTTGTGATAGAAAACACAAGCCAGCATAGCAAAGACTATGAGAATATTAAAGAGCTTTTTCGCCCTGGGCATGGGGACTTTGGCTACTTTGCTAAGTGGGGGATAAGGGATCATAGAGGTGGCGGCAGAGCTAGTGCTAGAGAAACAGCAGTTAGAGTGGCTGGTGGGGCGTTTGCACAGCTTTTGCTAAATCACTTTGGCATAGAAGTAAAAAGCGGCGTGCTAAGCGTGGGCGAGATAGGCAGGGCAGAGGGCGGATATGCTGAGCTTTTGGGGGCGGTGGACTTTGAAAATGCTGAAAATAGCGAGATTTTTGCGCTTTTGCCAGAGTATGAGGCGAGCCAAAAAGAGCTGATAAAGTCATGTAAAGACAGCGGCGAGAGCGTGGGGGCTAGCGTGCTAAGCGTGGCAAAGGGGCTTTTTGCTGGGCTTGGCGAGCCTATGTATGATAAGCTTGATAGCAAAATTGCAGAAGCGATGATGAGTATAAACGGCGTAAAAGCCGTAGAAATCGGCGCAGGTGTGGCAGCTAGCAGGCTGCGGGGTAGTGAAAATAATGATGAGCTTTTGCCTGCTAGCAATGGAGGTTTTGGGGCGATGAGAGCGGAGTTTGGCTCAAATAACGCTGGTGGCGTGCTAGCTGGTATAAGCTCTGGGGCTGATCTAGTGGTGCTAAGCCACTTTAAGCCCACGCCTAGTATTTTTAGCGAACAAAAAACGATAAATAAGCGTGGAGAGGCGGTGAAGTTTGCGCTAGTTGGCAGACATGATCCTTGTATCGGTGTGAGAGGCTCGGTGGTGGCGACTGCGATGATGAGACTGGTGCTAGCTGATATGCTTTTGCTTGGGGCTAGCTCACGACTTGAAATGCTAAAAAGGGCGTGGAGTTTTGCGTAG
- a CDS encoding type II toxin-antitoxin system RelE/ParE family toxin — protein MLEIKASASFKKAAKKLNDRDKGLLKEVLGKLVNNEKLDEKYCDHALKGKYLGFRDCHIKPDLVLIYKIEHNALLLYLANIGSHSELGI, from the coding sequence ATGCTAGAAATCAAAGCATCGGCTAGCTTTAAAAAAGCAGCTAAAAAGCTAAATGATAGAGATAAAGGACTTTTAAAAGAAGTTCTAGGTAAGCTCGTAAATAATGAAAAGCTAGATGAGAAATATTGCGACCACGCATTAAAGGGTAAATATTTGGGATTTAGGGATTGTCATATTAAGCCTGATTTGGTGTTAATCTATAAAATAGAACATAATGCCTTGCTGCTATATTTAGCAAATATTGGCTCTCACTCTGAGCTTGGAATTTAA